TCGGATTTCCGCCTTCGTCGCTAGACTCTAGCCAACACCTCATACTCCATTGTCGAAGCTTGGATTGATGCTCTAGTTGGGAGTTGGGCAGTGCCTGAAAACCACTACCCGCTGATCGGGGCCCGGTCTTCAGTGATTGGATTGGCTCCCCGGTGGGCATGCCAAAGGCGAGCGGTTTGGACTATGTCGTGTGAGCCACGCTCGAGCAATGTCGCTTGGGCACAGTATCGCGTAGGTGCAGCGTCGCACGGACGTCGTGTTGATTAACCAACCATAGCATTGATCATCTACTGAGAAGATCTCATAGACTAACAGAGGAGTATGTGTGGCTACCATCCTGGTGAGCGAGGTAATAGCAGACCGCGGGCTTGATATTCTACGCGGGGCAGGGCACGAGGTGCGCGTTGCCCTTGATCTGTCCCCCCAAGAGCTTATCGAAGCCGTTCATGACGTTAATGCGGTTATCATTCGGTCGGCGACAAAGGTTACAGCTGAAGTGATTGCCAATGCACCACACTTGGTCGTCGTTGGCCGAGCTGGCATTGGACTTGATAATGTCGACGTTGAAGCCGCCACCCAGGCGGGGGTCATGGTGGTCAACGCTCCGCAATCGAACATCATCTCGGCTGCTGAACACACCATGGCGCTCTTGCTTTCGCTGTCACGCCAGATCCCCCAGGCACACGCGAGTCTGACGGCGGGGACTTGGGCTCGGTCTTCATTTGAAGGCGTCGAACTCTATGGCAAGACGCTTGGCATCGTCGGTTTGGGCAGAATCGGAGCGTTGGTGGCGCAGCGGGCACTGGCCTTTGGCATGACACTCATCGCCTACGACCCCTACATCTCCCAGGAGCGGGCCAAGAAGATGGGCGTTGAGCTCACCTCGCTCGAAGATTTGGTCGTAAGGGCGGACTTTGTGACCATCCATCTTCCTAAGTCCAAGGAGACCAAGGGTCTTATCGGTAAGGAGATTTTGGCCCAGGCGAAGCCTGGAATCCGTTTTGTCAACGCTGCGCGTGGCGGCATCATCGATGAAGATGCCCTCTATGCGGCGCTCGTTGAAGGAACAGTTGCCGGAGCCGCGCTCGATGTTTTTGCAAACGAGCCACCGACCGGCTCACCGTTGCTTGAACTGGATTCTGTTGTCGTTACCCCGCACCTTGGTGCCAGTACCGAGGAGGCCCAGAACAAGGCAGGTATTACGATCGCCGAGCAGGTACAGTTGGCGCTCGCGAATGAGTTCGTACCGTTCGCGGTCAACGTGAACGCCGCTGAGGCCTCTCCCGAGGTGCGCCCCTATCTAGGTCTCGTGGAGTTCTTGGGTCAGTTCATCTCCTCCCTAACGGGCGGACTTCCTGGTGCCCTCGAGATCGAATACCAGGGAGGGCTCGCGCACGAAGATACCAGGCTCTTGACGCTGTCGATCCTAAAGGGGATCTTCTCGGTGGGACTAAATGAACCGGTTTCCTACGTCAATGCGCCCCAACTGGCATCGGAGCGCGGCCTTGAGATTCGAGAGACCACCGTCGCTAACAGTCTGAACTTCCGCAACCTGGTCGTCCTGCGCACTCCAGAGCATGTGGTTGGCGGAACGTTGGCAGGAGCGACTGGTTCTGAACCGAGAATCGTGCTGGTGGACGGTCACTGGGTGGAGGTTCCTCCAGCGGCTTCGATGCTCGCGGTCCGAAACTTTGACCAGCCCGGCATGATTGGTGTAGTCGGTAAAGTCCTAGGCGACGGAGGCTACTCAATCGTTTCGATGGCGGTATCGCCGAGGGTGGATGATGGTACTGCCTTGATGCTCCTGAGTGTTTCTCGACCGGTCGAACCGGCGGTAATTCAACTCCTTGAGG
The sequence above is a segment of the Ferrimicrobium sp. genome. Coding sequences within it:
- the serA gene encoding phosphoglycerate dehydrogenase; the encoded protein is MATILVSEVIADRGLDILRGAGHEVRVALDLSPQELIEAVHDVNAVIIRSATKVTAEVIANAPHLVVVGRAGIGLDNVDVEAATQAGVMVVNAPQSNIISAAEHTMALLLSLSRQIPQAHASLTAGTWARSSFEGVELYGKTLGIVGLGRIGALVAQRALAFGMTLIAYDPYISQERAKKMGVELTSLEDLVVRADFVTIHLPKSKETKGLIGKEILAQAKPGIRFVNAARGGIIDEDALYAALVEGTVAGAALDVFANEPPTGSPLLELDSVVVTPHLGASTEEAQNKAGITIAEQVQLALANEFVPFAVNVNAAEASPEVRPYLGLVEFLGQFISSLTGGLPGALEIEYQGGLAHEDTRLLTLSILKGIFSVGLNEPVSYVNAPQLASERGLEIRETTVANSLNFRNLVVLRTPEHVVGGTLAGATGSEPRIVLVDGHWVEVPPAASMLAVRNFDQPGMIGVVGKVLGDGGYSIVSMAVSPRVDDGTALMLLSVSRPVEPAVIQLLEGNAGIIYAKSVGSEPSID